The Candidatus Margulisiibacteriota bacterium nucleotide sequence GCGGTCTTTGACGAAGGCCATCGGGTCGGGGTCCTGGCCCAGAAACTTTTCCCGAACGGGGTGACGATCGAGCGGGACCGGTCACCGGAAAAACATAGTGAGCGTTCCCTGGCCGCTCTCAAGCTGCGGCAACCGCTGTTCGAGGCTGGTTTTCTCTTTGGTCAGGCGTACGCTCTGGCCGATATCCTGGTCCCGGTCGAGGACGATGCCTGGGATATTGTCGAAGTGAAGAGCAGTACGGGGATCAAAGATGAGCATTACCGGGATGCCGCTTTCCAGCGCTATACTTATGCCGGTGCCGGGCTCAAGATCAGGCGGAGCTACCTGATGCATATCAACAAGGAGTTCGTCAAAAAAGGGGAGATCGATCCCAAGCGCTTCTTTACCAAGGAAGATGTAACGGACGAGACCTTAGAGCTTCTCCCCGGGATCGCCGGCCAGATCGCCACTATGGCGGCGACGATCGGGGCCGAGACCGAGCCGGAGGCCAAAGTCGGTCCGCACTGCACCAGCCCGCGCGAGTGCCCGCTCTATGACCTCTGCTGGGACTTTTTGCCGGACGAAGGCCATGTTTTTATCCTCTATCGCGGGGGGAAGAAGAAATTTGACCTGATGGAGCGGGGGATCTTGAACGTGACCGAGATACCTGATGATTTTGAGCTTGATGAGAAACAGCTTATCCAGGTCAAGAGCCACCGTGATAAAGCGGCGCATGTTGATAAAGAAGCGCTGAAAGAATTTCTC carries:
- a CDS encoding DUF2779 domain-containing protein, which produces MAKMPYLSKSKYLAGLQCPKLLWYNYNRKADLPGIGPLTQAVFDEGHRVGVLAQKLFPNGVTIERDRSPEKHSERSLAALKLRQPLFEAGFLFGQAYALADILVPVEDDAWDIVEVKSSTGIKDEHYRDAAFQRYTYAGAGLKIRRSYLMHINKEFVKKGEIDPKRFFTKEDVTDETLELLPGIAGQIATMAATIGAETEPEAKVGPHCTSPRECPLYDLCWDFLPDEGHVFILYRGGKKKFDLMERGILNVTEIPDDFELDEKQLIQVKSHRDKAAHVDKEALKEFLGQLVYPLYFLDFETIGPALPVYDNTGPYKEIPFLFSLFVQDKPGGKPQHFSYLAPGDIDPRPEMLRRLKELLGESGSIVAYNARFEMTCIEKASEVYRDYNDWAVFLKDRFVDLLVPFQQFLFYHPDQAGSASLKKVLPALTHSNYENLEIGEGRTAGVEYYRVTFGENIPPAEKERVHTALEKYCDIDTRGMLEIIEALNEAVAA